The stretch of DNA TATAAACAAAGAGGATTTATGAAAATCTTCTTTTATCtacaaaaagtgttgatataaATCACTTTTTCGGTAATAATCAGCAAAAAAAAAGTTATAACTTCTCCAAGTTCATTATTAAAAAGATAATATCTATTGAAGAATGGGGTATATCTCCATTAGTTGAAAAAGAATTCTATTCTGAAAGTCATAAATGAGTTTTAAATACAATTTTTGGGAttatattgaaaattttaataaaaaattttattatgaaaatGAAAAGAGGAAACATACATGGTTTCTAAAGATTTGTGAAAATGTTTTTCATCATCCTGTTCCAAATTGGTTTTTAATCTGGTGGAAGATATTTGGTCCATCTGCAAAGATTTTGCcagaggtttttataaaacctatGAATACTTGGTTAAATGTTTCTCCaagtattaaaaaatcattttctgaaCATTGGATAAATGGAAAAATTTTATGTTTGTTTTTCATGGAATTTGGGATCCCATGGATCTGGAAATGACAACCAGAATTTGGGTACACTGATGAAGATATCCCTTGCATATGACGAGTCAGTTCCACTAAATTTTGGGACAAATTATTGCGAGATGATCCAGAAACTGGAAAGCTTTATGGTTGTGACGATCTTCATCAAATGGAGGAGAAAATGTCGTTATACCAGAAAGAATTTCATAATCAACAAGATAAGGAGAAAGCCTCTATGACTCCATTTCAGATTCTCACTCATAAATATTTTGAGATCTATTCAAAAGATAAAATGATTGAAGTttatattgaagaaatgaagaagGATCTTTTTCAGAATATTGGATGTTCTGATTCAAAATCGGATAAATCTATGGCGTCTGAATCTAGCGAAAATCAATTTATCCATCTAATGAACATGCAAGATGCACAAGATCCAGGGGATGATATTCCTCAATTCTCTcaaataaatgatatttttgaaaatctgaaattttttcTTAAGGACAATATTAAAGATGATTAAAGTATTCATCTTTAATCGCTGGAAGTGAAACCTCACTATTCAGAGTTGACGGCATATCACATCAAAAAGTGGTGGCATATCACTATAgactttttgaattttgtaacaATATTACTATTTGctttaataaaacattttacTATTTATATTTTGAGATGGAATCCGGAGTTTCatgtccggctcttctatctatttataggttcattttgtgattttagaaaaacacggtcgagtttgctcccctctaTTCCCTTCTTGTAAACTACCCTTCTGAAATTtatcaataaaagtttgaagtctgtaagtttatattgttttattttctgtttttatttactgttttaattttttatttttcataagattagcctgaatgacagACTAAAGTATTCGTGCTAAATTATTaccttactatgacatgatctatatttatttgtaacttggaatcagattgagataataaaagatttatttaaatttttggaaTTAGTCTAAAAGATAAAGGATTTCTAACCATCTATGTTATCCTATAACATAGACAAACTAAATGAAATGGAGAAAAGCGAGGGTAGAGAATCTGTTGATAAGTTTACTTGTCTCCGGGGTATCTATTCTTACTAGAATACCCTGTTTTGACTCTATCACACTATGTCTTATTTGTTAACCCTCAAAATTTTCTACCCTTTGGCTCAAATTGAAATTCAAATGGAGCAAATCAAAAGATATTTACAACTAGAGAGATTTCAACACCATGACTTCCTATATCCACTTATCTTTCAGGAGTATACTTATGCATTTGCTCACGATCATTGTTTCAGTAGATCCATCTTTTCGGCAAATCGGGGTTATGACAGTAAATCCAGTTACTGATTGTTAAACGGTTAATTACTCGAATATCAACAGAATTATTTGATTATTTCTTTTAATAATTCTAATCAAAATTCCTTTTTTGGACACAACAATAATTTGTATTCTCAAATCATATCAGAGGGGTTGTGATTTATTGTTGAAATTCCATTTTCACTACGATTAATATTTTCTCtagaaagaaaaattaaaaagataGCATTCAACATTTCCCTTTTTAGAGGACAATTTTGCACATTTAACTTTTGTTTTAGATATATTAATCCCCCATCCTGTCCATGTGGAAATCTTGGTTCAAATTCTTCGCTATTGGGTAAAAGATGCCTATTATTTGCATTTATTACGATTCTTTCTCAACGAGCATTGTAATTGGAATAGTTTTATTACTCCAAAGAGGGTCAGTTCctctttttcaaaaaaaaaatcgctGATTATTCTTATTCTTATATAATTCTTATGTATGTGAATACGAATCCATTTTCGTCTTTCTACGTAACCAATCTTCTCATCTACGATCAACATCTTGTGAAGTTCTTCTTGAACGAATCTATTTCTATGTAAAAATAGAACGTCTTGTGAACGTCTTTGTTAAGGTTAACTATTTTCAGACGAACCTATGGTTGGTGAAGGAACCTAACATGCATTATGTTAGGTATCAAAGAAAATCCCTTTTGGCTTCAAAAGGGACGTCTCATTTTATGAATAAATGGAAATGTTACCTTGTAACCTTTTGGCAATGGCATTTTTCGTTGTGGTTTCATCCAAAAAGGGTTTATATAAACCATTTATCCAATCATTCCCTTGAATTTTTGGGCTATATTTCAAGTGTGAAAATGCATCTTTCAGTGATTCGGAGTCAAATTCTAGAAAATCAATAATGTTATTAAGGAGTTTGATACCCTTGTTCCAATTATTCCTCTGATTTAGTCATTGGCTAAAGCGAAATTTTGTAACGTATTAGGGCATTCCATTAGTAAGCCGATTCAGGCTGATTTATCAGTTTCGAATATTATTGACCGATTTGGGCGTATATGTAGAAAAATTTCCATTATGATAGCGGATCTTCAAAAAAAAAGAGTTTGTATCGAATAAAGTTTATATTGCGATTTTCTTGTGATCGAACTTTGGCTCGGAAACACAAAAGTACTGTACGTGCTTTTTTGAAAAGATTAGGCTCGGAATTATTGGAAGAATTTTTTATGTCGGAAGAAGACGCCCTTTCTTTGACTTTCCCAAAAGCTACTTCCACTTTGCGGGGAGTATATAGAAGTCGAATTTGGTATTTTGATATTAatccaaaaatttaaataaatcttttattatctcaatctgattccaaattacaaataaatatagatcatgtcatagtaaggtaataatttagcacgaatgcattagcctgtcattcaggctaatgttatgaaatataaaaaattaaaatagtaaataaaaacagaaaataaaacaatataaaCTTACAGAGTTGTATTCAGAACTTCAAGTTTTTATTGATAAACTTCAGAAGGGTTGTTTATAAGAATGGAAtagaggggagcaaactcgaTCGTGTTTTTCTAAAAACACAGAATGAACCTATAAatagatagaagagccggaAATGAAACCCCGAATTCCATCTCAAAATATAAATAGTAAAatgctttattaaagcaaaTAATAACATTtgttacaaaattcaaaaagtcTATAGTGATATGCCATCACTCTTTGATATGATATGTCACCAACTCTGAATAGTGAGGTTCCACTTCTAACGATTAAAGATGAATAATTTAATCATCTTTAATATTGTTCTTGAGCgaatttttcagattttcaaaaatatcatttatttgAGAGAATTGAGGAATATCATCCTCTGGATCTTGTGCATCTTGCATCTTCATTAGATGGATAAATTGATTTTCGCGAGATTCAGACGCCATAGATTTATCCGATTTTGAATCAGAACATCCAATATTCTGAAAAAGATCcttcttcatttcttcaatataaACTTCAATCATTTTATCTTTTGAATAGATCTCAGAATATTTCTGAGTGAGAATCTTAAATGGACTCATATAGGCTTTCTCCTTTTCTTGTTGATTATGAAATTCTTTCTGGTATAACGACATTTTCTCCTCCATTTGATGAAAAGTGTCATAACCATAAAGCTTTCCAGTTTCTGGATCATCTCGCAATAATTTGTCCCAAAATTTAGTGGAACTGACTCGCCATATGCAAAGGATATCTTCATCAGTGTACCCAAATTCTGGTTGTCATTTCCAGATCCATGGGATCCCAAATTCCATGAAAAACAAACATAAAATTTTTCCATCTATCCAATGttcagaaaatgattttttaatacttGGAGAAACATTTAACCAAGTATTCataggttttataaaaacctctgGCAAAATCTTTGCAGATGGACCAAATATCTTCCACCAGATTAAAAACCAATTTGGAACAGGATGATGAAAAACATTTTCACAAATCTTTAGAAACCATGTATGTTTCCTCTTTTCattttcataataaaattttttattaaaactttcaatataatcccaaaaattgaatttaaaactcattttatgaCTTTCAGaatagaattttttttcaaCTAATGGAGATATACCTCATTCTTCAATAGATATTATCTTTTTAATAATGATTTTGCTGATTATTACTGAAAAAGTGATttatatcaacactttttgtagataaaagaaaattttcataaaatcctctTTGTTTATATGaaccatatacatatgatgtattggttaagTATCTTTCCATGATAGTCCATGGAGTTTTCTCCCATTGAGTATTTTTTTCTTCTATAATAAGAATAAATTCACGATGTTTTGTCTCTGTATATAGGGCAgaatcattatcatcttcttcCATGATATTAGCATGTGATGCTGAAGCTTGAGAATCTGTGTTATTTATCTGCTtttgtttcaaaaattcttgaaaCTCATTGTATAACTCATTATTctgctcagtattactggctgatgaacTAGATAAGTTCTGGGCTATTAGCCTCTGTTTGCCATGCTGTGCTATaatattagggggttttcccctACCATCTCGCCTTCTATAGGAGGACTCTCCTCTGCCTCGAAAATTCATATCTGTAAATAAAGacattaagataaatattctcgagttaagaaACCTGGTAAGTCATTATCttcttattttttataaatgatttcaaaatcaaagggagctaaatgagcctgccatcttgcaaacatttgcttagaaacatcatttttaaaatctttattaaacataaattttgcagatttgcaatcagtttttataataaacttttgattataaaatcatcttgaaattttaaaataaatcttaCAATAGCTAAGATTTCTTTTGCTACCGTGGATGGAATAATTTTTCTGGACATTATTTCATTTTCCAGAATAAAATCTAataagatattcttgttttgtttgagAATCTATATGTTTTAAGATTCCTCCAAAACCTATATCAGAAGCATCtgtttctacaattttatcccaTTGAGGATTAGCAAGCATAAGACAATGAAGATTTTTaactttttcttttatattttaacTGCCTTAGTATGTTTTTCAGACCAAGGTAAGGGATTCTTCTTTAGTTtatcatataagatagcagaatcattggttaaattttttatacaaagagaaatataatttaaacttccTAAAAATATTTGTAACTGAGTTCTATCAGTTaattattattggttattaatcaatttatatattatgtAGATGAATGTATGTTTAAAATGTTATAAAATATATGGGTATGATTTTGTCTTTAAAACACATTCATAATATCTTAAAAAAAAAGTGGGAATAAAGTacttttttaaaataacttataaGATGTCAAAAAACTTATTTTGACATCTTAcacgtttttaaaaaaaatttaccaaACAAATTCAGAGATTATAAGTTGTTTAAGAGAGCTTATAAGTTCCGCCAAACACCCTTTAAGTTTTGActgattttatttgtttttaccCTTTTATGGTCCAGTTGAATGGGTTGACCCCATTAGGCGTGATAAGCTGATTGAATTACTTGATATTGATCTTCGTTGGAGGATGCATAAAGTTTCTGATGGCCAACGTCGAAGAGTCCAAATTTGCATGGGTCTCCTTCATCCTTTCAAGGTAAATTGGTAGTCTGCCTGACAATGAAATGCCAGTATGGTTCAAAAGAGAATTGTGCATTTATAATTATGATGTCTCTTGGtggtcctttttttttttttttttctacatTTTGAACCATTAGTTTGAACTTGGAAGTGTCTGGTCCTCTTTTCAAGATATGTTGGGATGAGATAAGTACTGCTAACATTTGATCAGAATTGTCTCCGTCATATTGACTAATCGAAGCTTGAATTATCCAGGTTCTTTTGTTAGATGAAGTCACTGTTGATTTAGATGTTGTGGCTAGGATGGACTTACTGGAATTTTTCAAGGAAGAATGTGAGCAGGTGGtattaattatttgatttttctaTATTCATGCTTACGAAACACAGCTATCCTATCGCTAATATACGTGATGATTGTCATATTTGTTTTGTTTGCAACTTCTTGATTTCTAAAAAATATATGCAATATCAGGATTCATTAACCATTTGTCATATTTTCAGAGAGGAGCTACAATTGTTTACGCAACCCACATATTTGATGGGCTGGAAACTTGGGCTACTGATCTTGTTTATGTTCAAGATGGCGTGTTGAAGAGATCAGAGAAGGTATCAGGTCTTAAAGAGCTCGATTATTTTCCTAATTTGCTATCTGTGGTCGAGTCTTGGCTTCGATCTGAAACTAAGATAGAGAAGAAACTCATTAATCCGATGCCCCAGCGTCAAGCATATTCTCCTTTTACATCTTCGAGGCATATGGCATACTATCGTTGATCAAGATAATCCGCTACCTTTCAGCTGAAATTCGAACCAGGAAATTCTTGGGGAGACCGAATTCCATGTCTTGGAGAACAATCTACTTTCGAATTAAAAATCTTCAGCTTGCTGATGGTTCAAATCCCATTGTATCAAAAATGTGTTCTTTACTCCCTAACAAAACAGAAACGAGCACacttgtattcatgctatactTTGCCAAAAGAACAGCTATTTGAATATTCCCTGTGTCCATCACGGCTTTTTTTAACGTTGGTATTCTTTTTTTGAAAGTCTACCATTGTTTTACGGAGCTAATTAGTTGACCACACCTTATCCACAAATCATCAGTGATGGTTTTAATTTGGAAGAAGGAATTTGAAGAACTTGTTTAACATGATTTTACCACTTCTAAATCACTACGAAAAACGATTAATTTACTCAGCTCTGAGAATTCCAACGATTAATTTACTCAGCTCTGAGAATTCCAGAACAGTACTTGATTTATTAAGtggtaaaatcattttaaacaagTTCTTCAAATTCCTTCTTCCAAATTAAAACCATCACTGATGATTTGTGGATAAGGTGTGGTCAACTAATTAGCTCCGTAAAACAATGGtagacattttaaaaaaaaatggtagATTTTCTATATATTAATGCCTATCTAAAGAAGGTCCTAATTGTACATGATAgttaataattaatatgatataatatttaaattatataattattatttcacTGGTTGTCTACTTGTCTTAGTCTTCGaccattaatttttatttttttattttattagctAATGATTATGATTCAAGATAATCTTTGACAAAATAAAATGCCAGCTAGTAAAGAAGAAAAGAATTCAATGTCTATTGCGGTTATTTtttatgagtgagtctcatgtgagaccgtctcacgggtcataatccgtgagacgggtcaatcctacccattttcacaataaaaaatagtactttgagcataaaaagtaatattttttcatgggtgatctaaataagatatccgtctcacaaatatgactcgtgagaccgtctcacacaaatttttaccattttttaattaaaaaattatttcgaCCAGTTTTCATAAAACAATCATCGTATtagaaattatttatttatttatttaatctgcatgtttaaaaataaaaaaaaataacgaGGAAGTGATTTAATAATGGAGCATAagattgattttttaaaaaaagaaaaatccaATGTTCTGAAAAGCGGCAGACGATAATCGAACAGCCATCCACTATCTTAAGTGCTTAGGTGGCCGCGTTTTACctaaaatctaattttttttttaatctctttctataataattatcaaattcgAACTCAAAATTAATAGTATATTTCTTCTATCATATacaaatttattgaaaaatatttaaaacaatcttttataaaaaaaagtttATGTATTACATTAAGCGCTATATAGGCGAATCTAAAAATTTTGGTAGTGGACGACCATCTAGGTTATAGGAGTCATTTTTTATAACACTaaaaaatctaaacatgaagtgttaaaataatattttttgttttttttttaaaaaaaatttaaaaacattatGACACACTAGTgacaaaatatatattaatatcatgGACTAACCAaattgatatacacaaatccaAGAACTCGAACCGGTGAAGTTTACTTGATATTAATGGATAATTATATCCAATATATAAATGTGGATCTGAACTTTGATATCATATTAAGATAATGGAATGAAGGCGCATAACCGTGAATTTAGATTGTGACACCATATTAAAATCATGGATTGAGCATGGGTTCACCTTAAAATTAGTTCAAAAAGGAAGATTGTCTAAGTCCACATGCacaactttaaaaaaattaatccaGCCGATAAAAGACAAATAAACATAAAGTCAACAAGACAACCCACAAAAAATTTGGACAACCCCAACAAAAAAATTCCTAAAAACTTGTGTCTAATTTGTTCGGTCCCTGTGtggaacattattaattttttttgcaaaaataaGTTATTATtccataaaattaaataaaaacaaaagtgagtatttgattaaaatttaaaagGTCTAATCTAAATTCTAAATAAATATAAGTGTACTTTCCTTATTATAATCGGAAATTACATCCACTTCCCCCTCCCAAAATCCGCACCACTCAAACCCTAAATTCTCTCTGTGTCTCCCCGATTTACTTTTCCCTTCCTAATTCACCTTCCCCTGCTCTTCTCTTCGTTGCCAACCCATCAATTTTCGCTAATCACCTCACCCCCGTGTTCTTATGTATCATTATTTGTTGATTCATCATTTTTTTTGATTGAGATTGAGCGAAATGCGGCCTATTTCTCTTATATCAATGCTCCTATTAGCTGTTGATATAATCGCGAACTAGGGTTCCATATAGGGTGTTTCATATTTCCGAGGCTTTTTAACCTTTACCTTTTGTGGATATATTGGATCTGCAGCTAGGAGCGGacaatttgttttttaattttatttatgtcTTGTTCGGGATCCGTCAATGACAATCGATGACGGGTTCTTATATTGGGTTTTCGATTTAGGCGTTATCTTCTTTCCAGGGGCGTGATTCAGTAAAATAGCGAGTTCCCTTGTATCGGTGTTTTTTTTATCGATATTTTGGATCTGCAGCTGGTAGcgtaaatatatatatctttttttAACCCTGTGAGGGTTGAGTGCATTTATCTGCCAAACTTTCATTTGTAATTCGGTTCTTTTTGGAATTCCGGATCAAGGTTGAATTTTTGGAGTTATTGAGTTGAATTGGTTGCCATGGATCATGTCGTGGGTGGAAAATTTAAGCTCGGGAGAAAAATTGGGAGTGGTTCATTTGGAGAACTCTACTTaggtattttatttatttatttatttacacaGGAGACTTATTTAGatgattgtaatttttttttcttttttgttttattgtgttCTGTTGAGGTTTCAATGTATTTTAGTCTGATGCTGATTCGTTGATTCATTGATGCAGGTGTGAACGTACAAAATGGCGAAGAAGTTGCCATCAAGCTGGTATTCTTGTTTGTTTCATTTATCTTTTGCTAGTTCTTTTTGACATCTGTAGTGACTTTATTTCAAAAGGTGCAACCTTTATTTTGCAGTAAAATAAGCTTAGTTTGTTGACTAAATAGGCAATTCTGGCTTGTTTGTATCATGTAAAACTTGCTCCGGAAGTTTATGTTTTCCAATTTTTATATCTTCATACCACAATACCATATCTTTGTATATGCTTACTTTGTCTGTGAATACTTGTGTCGGGAAGCTGAAAGATTGTTGTATGTCAGAAGGTGATTTATTTGttgttgatttgattaatatttGTTGTTGACTTTATTTTATCAATTAACGAAGCTATTTGGTTATGCCACGATTATTAGGAATCTGTCAAGACCAAACACCCTCAACTACACTATGAGTCAAAAATTTATATGCTTCTACAAGGAGGAAGTAAGTCGCTCACTCTCTCAAACATCACTCTctttctcacacacacacacaagtgtAGGAATGTTGACCGTCCTTTGCTCGATGTTTATTTGTGTTTGAGTTGATGCATTTTAGCTGCACTCCAAATTTGAAAATAGGTTATATGATAACCATAACTCACCATTTTGGAGTAGAGCTCATATAAAGTATTTCATGAATGAATCTGATATATCATGTTATATTATCATGCAGCGGGCATTCCTAACCTGAAATGGTTTGGAGTTGAGGCTGAGTATAATGTCATGGTGATAGACCTTCTGGGACCTAGTTTGGAAGATCTATTCAATTATTGCAATAGGAAGTTGTCCTTGAAAACAGTTTTAATGCTTGCAGATCAATTAGTAAGTTGTCGGGATTTTCAGTCTTTATTGTAGGTTATGTTCTTAGTTAATCATTAAGTCATGGAACAAGAGAATATATGCACTATTTTCAGATCAATAGGGTTGAATATATGCATTCAAGAGGATTTCTTCACCGTGATATAAAGCCTGACAATTTTTTGATGGGCTTGGGGCGCAAAGCAAATCAGGTACGCCTTTTATCTTTTTAGGTTTCATTCTGTCGTTTGTGTTTTATGAATATTATGTGTgcgattatttattttgtttcttCTCATAATGATTGTCAACACTGCCAATAGGATTTCTCAAATTTGTTttgcttttttaatttttatgtatTTGATTTAGGACTATCATCTACAAAACATGTGTAGAGTTGTCCTAAGTGTACTGGTCAAATAGCTGTATGAATATTTCTTTTGGTCTCCTATGTGCAAGATGGTGATATCTGTTTTAATACACTAAATTACAGGTGTATGCTATTGATTTTGGTCTTGCCAAAAAATATAGGGATCTGCAGACTCATAAGCACATACCATACAGGTACCTTGCCTTTGCATTTGATTTGGAAAAAGTTAGTATCTCTTATTTATCTCCAACATTGGTCCTGGATTTAGCCGATCTTTCTGGTCTCTACTAAGTGCAGTTAATTAAAAAACTCAGCAATTGGTGTATCTTGGTATGTGATCTGTAAATAGAGTAGACATGGAATAAAAATGAGATGATGGTTGAGTAAATTAGTGTCATGACTCGTGCAAAAAGTGATGATGTTCATCTTGATTTTGTTGGCTTCCTGGTTTGATTTACGTAAACACAAAACAAACAAGTGATAGAGGATTCTCGTGTTCGTATGTAGTTTGTGAGTCCCTGAGCTACTGGAGTGATGAGGAGATTTCGTGAATATGGGATTTGGCTTAAAAAGTTGGCCTGACTTGTACAGAGTGTTGAAAGTTCATGACACAGTAGAGTTTAGCAATTAGCCGAAAACCACAAGTGTGCATATTGTTCCTTTCAAACATTCTATTCTTTCAATTAAGAACTCCTTGATTTGCAACTTATGGTGCATCATACTTTTAATCTGCCTGTTTTATCATGACTGATAGATATTTTGAGTGTATTTTTTGCTGAACTGCGACTATTGATGTTCAATGTGTTTATTGAACCTCTTTTTGGCAGAGGTAACAAATATAATTCTCGAATTCAAATAATTTCTCTTCATGATCACAGTGGTTTTGAACCTTTTCTTGGTCTTCCTAAAAGGTATTGCATGTACTGTTTATGTGGTAGTTTCCTGGTCCAAAAGTTATATGGTAAGACAAATAGACAGGTACAGATATAAAGCATTCTGGACTCATGGTTAACTAAAATGTAGGATTAAATGAAATACTGGTGAGGGGTAGAAACTTGAATATGGCTTTTGTTTTATGTTTCTCGTGGGAACTTATTTATTCTCCGAGTCGGTGGATATGGAGCTTTTACTCTTGAAATTTTCTGGTGATTTTTTTACAGTTCTGTTTATGTCTTCTATGCACTGATTGAGTACACTTGGCATTTATTTCAAGGGAAAATAAGAATCTTACAGGGACTGCTCGCTATGCCAGTGTCAATACACACCTTGGAGTTGGtgagtgatatatatatattcatcatAAGTTTCTTATCTGGAAGTTTCTAAGTTcaatttaattagtcattttgtGGTTTAATGCTGCTGGCAGAGCAAAGCAGAAGGGACGATTTGGAATCTCTTGGTTATGTCCTTATGTATTTTCTGAGAGGAAGGTTTGTTGGATATTTGTGACTCACACCCTTTATACTGGTTAAATTTTTTTGGTACCTTGTTTGAGATTTTCGTTAACATTTATTTTCGTAATTTTGTACTTCCTAACTTATTTA from Primulina eburnea isolate SZY01 chromosome 6, ASM2296580v1, whole genome shotgun sequence encodes:
- the LOC140833776 gene encoding ABC transporter I family member 21-like, translated to MAEEQSHVLQVEGMQFSYDNQHPLFFEFSLKISPGARCLLVGANGSGKTTLLRILAGKHMVGGTDVVRVLGCSAFHDTNLVCSGDLAYLGESWNKTVGCVGELPLQGDFSAEHMIFGVEWVDPIRRDKLIELLDIDLRWRMHKVSDGQRRRVQICMGLLHPFKVLLLDEVTVDLDVVARMDLLEFFKEECEQRGATIVYATHIFDGLETWATDLVYVQDGVLKRSEKVSGLKELDYFPNLLSVVESWLRSETKIEKKLINPMPQRQAYSPFTSSRHMAYYR